The Deinococcus sp. Leaf326 genomic sequence GCAGGCGAAGGGCGCCGGAACGGATTTTCTCTGGGGCACGGCCGTCTCCGGCATGCGCCCCTGCGGCTGGGCCTGTGGGCCTCACTGGCCGGCCGCAAGGGGGACAGACCCTCAGCGCAGGGCGCCGAAGTCGTCTTCGCGGAGTCTCTCGACGCGCAGCATGTTGGTCGTGCCGCGCACGCCGAAGGGCACGCCCGCCGTGATGACGTAGCGGTCGGTGACGTCGGCCAGGCCGCTCTTCTTCAGCTCATCATTGGCGATACGCACCATGTCGTCGGTGTCGCTGGGGTCCTCGCTGAGCATGGGCACCACGCCCCAGCTCAGGGTCAGCTGATTGCGGGTCTGCTCGTTGGGGGTCAGCGCCAGGATCGCCAGGGGCGGACGGTACTTGGCGATGCGGGCCGCCGCGCCACCCGTACTCGTGAAGGTCACGATGGCCGGGGCGTCGAGCTTCTCGCCGATGGAACATGCCGCGAAGGCAATCGAGTCCTGCGCCAGTTCGGTGTCGATGACCTGCTGCTGCTGGAGCATCTGGTAATGCTCACTGCCCTCGGCCTCACGGGCGATGCGGTCCATCATGGCGACCGACTCGACGGGGTACAGGCCCGCGGCCGACTCGGCCGAGAGCATCACGGCGTCGGTACCGTCGTAGATGGCGTTCGCCACGTCCGAGGCCTCGGCGCGGGTGGGGCGCGGCAGACCGATCATGCTCTCGAGCATCTGGGTGGCCGTGATGACCGGCTTGCCCTGCTCGCGGCACATGCGGATGATGCGCTTCTGGATGGTCGGCACCTGCTCGGCACGCATCTCGACGCCCAGGTCGCCGCGCGCCACCATGATGCCGTCCACCTCACGCAGGATGTCCTCGAAGCGGTCCACGGCCTGCGGCTTCTCGATCTTGGCCATGAGCTTGGCGCGCGAGCCGAAGCGCGCGAGGTAGTGCCGGGCCAGCAGCAGGTCGTCGCGCGAACGCACGAAGCTCAGCGCCACCCAGTCCACGCCCAGCGACGCGCCGAACTCCATGTCCGACACGTCCTTGTCCGACAGCGCGGGCACCGAGAGGTCGGCCTCGGGCACGTTGATGCCCTTGTTGTTCTTCAGGACGCCGCCCACCATCACGGTGGTCAACACGTCGTTGCCGCGCACGCCCTCGACCTTCAGGGCCATGTTGCCGTCGTCGAGCAGCAGCGTCATGCCGGGGTGCACGTCCAGGGCCAGGCCCTTGTAGGTGCTGCCCACGCGCGTGTGGTCGCCTTCCACGTCGTCCATCGTGATCGTGAAGCGGTCGCCCTGCGCCAGCGTGACCTTGCCCTCGGCGAAGCGGGCCACCCGGATCTTGGGCCCCTGGAGGTCCTGCAGGATGCCGATGGGCAGGTTCTTCTGGGCGGCGAGTTCGCGCACCATCTGGAAGGTCTGGCGGTGGTCTTCCTGGTCGCCGTGGCTGAAGTTCATGCGCACGACGTTCAGACCCATGTCCATCATGCGGCTCAGGACTTCGGGGCTGCGGCTCGCGGGGCCGATGGTGGCGACGATCTTGGTCGCGCGTTCAAAGTGCTTCATCTGGAATCCTTTCCAAGCATGCAAGAAAGCGGGCGGCCGGAGAACTTCCTGGCCGCCCAGGGGCGTTTAGCGCAGGGCCTTGCGGCCGGGATACACGGCGCGGTCGCCGAGGCTGTCCTCGATCCGCAGCAGCTGGTTGTATTTGGCGATGCGGTCGCTGCGGCTGGCCGAGCCGGTCTTGATCTGGCCGGCGTTCGTCGCCACGGCGAGGTCGGCGATGAAGGCGTCCTCGGATTCGCCCGAGCGGTGGCTGATGACCGTGCCGTAGTGGTGACGCTTGGCGAGCTCGATGGCGTCCATGCTCTCGGTCAGGCTGCCGATCTGGTTGACCTTCACCAGGATCGCGTTGCCCACCCCGGTGTCGATGCCGCGCTGAAGGCGCTCGGGGTTGGTCACGAACAGGTCGTCGCCCACGAGCTGCACCTTGTCACCGATCTTGGCCGTGAGCTGCGCCCAGCCGTCCCAGTCGTCTTCGGCCAGGCCGTCTTCGATGCTCACGATGGGATATCGGCTGGCCCAGTCGGCCCAGAAGTCCACCATCTCGGCGGTCGAGAGCACGCGGCCCTCGCTCTCCAGGTGGTAGCTGCCGTCCTTGTAGAGCTCGGTCACGGCGGGGTCCAGCGCGATCATGATGTCCTTGCCCGGCTCGTAGCCCGCCTTCTGGATGGCCTCGAGCAGCACGTCCAGCGCTTCCTCGTTGCTCTTCAGGTCCGGCGCGAAACCGCCCTCGTCGCCCACGTTGGTGTTGTAGCCCTTGCTGCTGAGCACCTTTTTCAGCGTGTGGAAGGTCTCGGCGCCGTAGCGCAGCGCTTCGCGGAAGCTGGGCGCGCCGACTGGCATGATCATGAACTCCTGGAAGTCCACCGAGTTGTCGGCGTGCGCGCCGCCGTTGATGACGTTCATCATCGGCACGGGCAGCGTCTTGGCGTTGCTGCCGCCCAGGTAGCGGTAGAGCGGGATGTCGAGTTCGCTGGCGGCGGCGCGGGCAGTCGCCAAGCTCACGGCCAGGATGGCGTTGCCGCCCAGCTTGCCCTTATTGGGCGTGCCGTCGGTGGCGAGCAGAGTGACGTCGATCAGGTTCTGGTCGGAGGCGTCAAGCCCCACCACGGCCGGCCCCAGGGCCTCGTTGACGTTCTGGACGGCCTTGAGCACGCCCTTGCCCAGATAGCGCCCGGCGTCGCCATCACGCAGTTCCAGCGTCTCGTGGGCGCCGGTGCTTGCGCCGCTGGGCACGATGGCGCGGCCATGGAAGCCGCTGTCGAGGTGCACTTCGGCTTCGACGGTGGGATTCCCACGCGAGTCGAGCACTTCACGGGCGATGACTTTTTCGATCTTCATAGCTTGCCTCCCGGAACGTCCCCCGGCCGCAGACCGGCCGGTAGGTGTATCTCCGACACTATAAGCGCGCGTTGACCGCCACGGATGCACCGCGTCTAAGTGGGCGGCCACTGACCCACACCTGACCAATCTGGTCCAGGGCCGGTACCGGACATGCCCCGTGCCGGCCCTGCAAGGCCCCTCAGACGCGCAGCGTGACCATGACGGCCATATAACCCCCGCCCCCGCTCGCGCGGAAGATGGCGGGGCTGGTAGAGCCGGAGAACAGCAGCTCAGCTTCTCCGTCAATGGGACCCAGGGCGTCGAGGACATGGCGGGCGTTGAAGGCGAGGCTCATGGCCGGTTCCGATCCCCCCTGCACCACATCAAGCGTGTCCTGCGCGCGGCCGTAGTCGCCTTCGGCCGCGAGGCGCAGCTTGCCCTCGGAGACCAGGAACTCAACGCGGTTGTTCGCATTCTTGTCGGCCAGCACGGCTACGCGGCTTACGGCCTCTTTCAGGGCGGTGGCAGGCAGCGTCACCTGAAGCTTGATGTCCTTGGGAATGACCCGTTCGTAGTCGGGAAAATCACCGTCGAGCAGCTTGAGATTCATGCGCACACGGTCGGTGGTCACGCTGAGCTGTCCGTCACCGTAGGTAAAGCGGGCCTCGCCGTCGCGCAGAACACGGATGAGTTCGTCGGCGCTGCGGGCCGGCACGATCAGGTTCCGGCCTTCCCCGCTGGCCGGAAAGTCGCGGATGGCGACCCGGTAACCGTCGGACGCAACCACACGGGCCGACTCGGCACGGTGTTCGAGTTTGATGCCCCGGAAAACTGCCTGGAACGCCTCGTTGCTCGCGGCATAGCGCACGCTGGAAAAAGCCCGGGCAAGTTCGCCGCCGTCGAGGCTCACATCGGCGTGGGTGGGGAAGGTCAGGGGTGGGTACGCCGCGAGATCACCCGTCTGGAGTTTGAAATCCGAGCCGCCTGCCCGCACCGC encodes the following:
- the pyk gene encoding pyruvate kinase; amino-acid sequence: MKHFERATKIVATIGPASRSPEVLSRMMDMGLNVVRMNFSHGDQEDHRQTFQMVRELAAQKNLPIGILQDLQGPKIRVARFAEGKVTLAQGDRFTITMDDVEGDHTRVGSTYKGLALDVHPGMTLLLDDGNMALKVEGVRGNDVLTTVMVGGVLKNNKGINVPEADLSVPALSDKDVSDMEFGASLGVDWVALSFVRSRDDLLLARHYLARFGSRAKLMAKIEKPQAVDRFEDILREVDGIMVARGDLGVEMRAEQVPTIQKRIIRMCREQGKPVITATQMLESMIGLPRPTRAEASDVANAIYDGTDAVMLSAESAAGLYPVESVAMMDRIAREAEGSEHYQMLQQQQVIDTELAQDSIAFAACSIGEKLDAPAIVTFTSTGGAAARIAKYRPPLAILALTPNEQTRNQLTLSWGVVPMLSEDPSDTDDMVRIANDELKKSGLADVTDRYVITAGVPFGVRGTTNMLRVERLREDDFGALR
- the eno gene encoding phosphopyruvate hydratase; the protein is MKIEKVIAREVLDSRGNPTVEAEVHLDSGFHGRAIVPSGASTGAHETLELRDGDAGRYLGKGVLKAVQNVNEALGPAVVGLDASDQNLIDVTLLATDGTPNKGKLGGNAILAVSLATARAAASELDIPLYRYLGGSNAKTLPVPMMNVINGGAHADNSVDFQEFMIMPVGAPSFREALRYGAETFHTLKKVLSSKGYNTNVGDEGGFAPDLKSNEEALDVLLEAIQKAGYEPGKDIMIALDPAVTELYKDGSYHLESEGRVLSTAEMVDFWADWASRYPIVSIEDGLAEDDWDGWAQLTAKIGDKVQLVGDDLFVTNPERLQRGIDTGVGNAILVKVNQIGSLTESMDAIELAKRHHYGTVISHRSGESEDAFIADLAVATNAGQIKTGSASRSDRIAKYNQLLRIEDSLGDRAVYPGRKALR
- the dnaN gene encoding DNA polymerase III subunit beta — its product is MRANVTKKTLSEGLGLLERVIPNRSSNPLLTALKVEASETGLTLSGTNLEIDLSCFVPAEVQSPQDFVVPAHLFSQIVRNLGGELVELELSGAELAVRAGGSDFKLQTGDLAAYPPLTFPTHADVSLDGGELARAFSSVRYAASNEAFQAVFRGIKLEHRAESARVVASDGYRVAIRDFPASGEGRNLIVPARSADELIRVLRDGEARFTYGDGQLSVTTDRVRMNLKLLDGDFPDYERVIPKDIKLQVTLPATALKEAVSRVAVLADKNANNRVEFLVSEGKLRLAAEGDYGRAQDTLDVVQGGSEPAMSLAFNARHVLDALGPIDGEAELLFSGSTSPAIFRASGGGGYMAVMVTLRV